In Zunongwangia profunda SM-A87, the following proteins share a genomic window:
- a CDS encoding efflux RND transporter periplasmic adaptor subunit gives MKFYIKSISFSLLTLLLMACGNAENKAKKEDKPLKPTYQVTNVKSDTLKYKLSLPGELKPYEEVTLYAKIEGFVEKLNVDRGDLVKKGEILLNIEAPEIQQKLLAARAKQREIAEKLSFSAQNYQRMNRASEVEGAISSIELEQTKTRFMVTVLL, from the coding sequence ATGAAATTTTACATAAAATCTATTTCTTTTTCCTTACTTACCCTTCTTTTAATGGCGTGTGGTAATGCTGAAAACAAAGCAAAGAAGGAAGATAAACCTTTAAAACCTACCTATCAGGTTACCAACGTAAAAAGTGATACGTTAAAATATAAACTTTCCCTTCCCGGTGAACTAAAACCCTATGAAGAGGTGACTTTATATGCCAAAATTGAAGGTTTTGTTGAAAAGCTAAATGTAGATCGAGGAGATTTAGTAAAAAAAGGAGAAATTTTATTAAATATTGAAGCTCCGGAAATTCAACAAAAATTATTGGCCGCCCGGGCAAAGCAGCGTGAAATAGCTGAAAAGCTAAGTTTTAGTGCACAAAACTACCAACGGATGAACCGAGCTTCTGAAGTTGAAGGTGCAATATCATCAATAGAACTTGAACAGACCAAAACGCGTTTTATGGTGACAGTGCTGCTTTGA
- a CDS encoding efflux RND transporter periplasmic adaptor subunit — protein sequence MRLVKAELSAAAQLAGYRNIKAPFDGVVTSRFVSPGALVGSGKEPLLKLAREDKLRLVVAIPSKHADALSANTKASFTVNGAPGKKFPVSFSRSSRALDPELRSLMVEFDYDNSANILSAGAYAQVHLQLRRNQPTLKVPASSIITTPTQTLIAKVKSGKIQMIPITTGISKDGMIEIFGNLDSGDQVVLKGNSTLKNGMAIEAVNAKKQLNN from the coding sequence TTGAGGCTTGTAAAAGCAGAACTATCGGCCGCTGCGCAGTTGGCGGGATATCGTAATATCAAGGCGCCGTTTGATGGGGTGGTTACCAGCCGGTTTGTTTCCCCAGGTGCCTTGGTAGGAAGCGGAAAGGAACCACTTTTAAAATTGGCGCGGGAAGATAAATTGCGCCTGGTAGTGGCTATTCCTTCGAAACACGCAGATGCCCTTTCTGCAAATACCAAGGCCAGTTTTACTGTGAATGGTGCTCCCGGAAAAAAGTTTCCGGTCAGTTTTTCCCGTAGCAGTAGGGCACTCGATCCTGAGCTACGTTCGCTAATGGTTGAATTTGATTATGATAATTCAGCTAATATCTTAAGTGCTGGAGCCTATGCACAGGTTCATTTGCAATTAAGGCGTAATCAACCTACTTTAAAAGTTCCTGCCAGTAGCATTATAACCACCCCAACCCAAACCTTAATCGCAAAGGTCAAGTCGGGTAAAATTCAAATGATTCCTATTACAACGGGAATCTCTAAAGATGGAATGATAGAAATATTCGGAAATCTTGATAGCGGAGATCAAGTTGTTTTAAAAGGAAATTCAACCCTTAAAAACGGAATGGCTATAGAAGCGGTAAATGCAAAAAAACAGCTAAATAATTAA
- a CDS encoding DsrE family protein: MKTIFWGILLLFTQIIMAQEWSNPRIKGYGKIHFNKDLGFQPDVKKTYKLVFNIDNNAEKEGVNMRLWKIARELNLLKAAGVPDQNVQIAAVVHGKAIAISLTDQAYEKRHQKKNPNTNLVKALDDAGVKLYLCGQTVAGMKIEQDELNPSWEVTLSALLTLPILESEGYLMVP; encoded by the coding sequence ATGAAAACAATTTTTTGGGGTATCTTACTCCTTTTCACACAAATAATTATGGCGCAGGAATGGAGCAATCCGAGAATTAAAGGTTACGGAAAAATCCATTTTAATAAAGACCTGGGTTTCCAGCCCGATGTAAAAAAAACCTATAAGTTAGTGTTCAACATAGATAATAATGCAGAAAAAGAAGGAGTAAATATGAGGTTATGGAAAATTGCAAGGGAACTCAATTTATTAAAAGCCGCTGGGGTACCCGATCAAAACGTGCAAATAGCGGCGGTAGTTCACGGAAAAGCCATTGCCATAAGTTTGACCGACCAAGCTTACGAAAAACGCCACCAAAAGAAGAACCCCAACACAAATCTGGTAAAAGCACTTGATGATGCCGGGGTCAAATTATACTTATGTGGACAAACTGTGGCAGGTATGAAAATTGAACAAGACGAGTTGAACCCATCTTGGGAAGTTACCTTATCGGCATTGCTAACCCTACCAATTTTAGAAAGTGAGGGATATTTGATGGTTCCCTAA